The Methanomethylovorans hollandica DSM 15978 genome includes a region encoding these proteins:
- a CDS encoding MarC family protein produces MDNLAFLTYSLISVFVIVNPISGVVTFISLTSHMTFAEKNTIAKKAVFLACVIALFFAITGEMMLDLFGINVDSLRIAGGILLFHVAMDMMFAKVSRESITENEISESQDRSDIWIFPIALPLLTGPGTITTVIVLMGSTDLMVQKSMVILSILITFAVCLVIYLFSRRIYKYIGYNGMLVFTRIMGLFLAALAVNFVTTGIWSVYTALSSV; encoded by the coding sequence ATGGATAACCTGGCCTTTCTCACCTATTCCCTAATTTCCGTTTTCGTGATAGTTAACCCCATCAGCGGAGTTGTGACCTTTATATCCCTTACCAGTCACATGACCTTTGCAGAGAAGAATACCATTGCAAAAAAAGCGGTATTCCTTGCCTGTGTCATAGCTCTCTTCTTTGCCATTACCGGTGAGATGATGCTGGACCTCTTCGGCATTAACGTCGACTCGCTACGCATTGCCGGTGGCATACTGTTGTTCCATGTGGCAATGGACATGATGTTCGCAAAAGTATCCCGGGAAAGTATCACTGAGAACGAGATAAGTGAATCGCAGGACCGGTCCGATATCTGGATCTTCCCGATTGCATTGCCCCTGCTAACAGGTCCGGGAACTATCACCACAGTGATCGTGCTCATGGGAAGCACCGATCTCATGGTGCAGAAGTCCATGGTGATACTAAGTATATTGATCACGTTTGCAGTGTGTCTGGTGATATACCTGTTCTCCAGGCGTATCTATAAATATATAGGGTATAACGGCATGCTGGTATTCACAAGGATCATGGGACTTTTCCTTGCAGCATTGGCTGTGAACTTTGTGACAACAGGTATTTGGAGCGTATATACTGCTCTATCTTCGGTCTGA
- the thiC gene encoding phosphomethylpyrimidine synthase ThiC, protein MTLMEDAKKGIIAPQIQEVAKKEGIDPDLVRSCVAKGIIAIPDNPARDSRPVGIGRYMSTKINANIGTSRDYINIEEEIEKARTAEKFGADALMDLSTGGDLDSIRSMIMKAVHIPIGSVPIYQAAASRQAVVDMTSDDMFNAVRKHAMDGVDFVTVHAGVNLDSLGRIKKGDRITEVVSRGGAFTLAWMLHNQEDNPFYTEYDYLLEIAYEHDMAVSLGDGMRPGCIHDASDGAMFTEIVTLGELVKRARTANVQSFVEGPGHVPVNEIETCVKTMKSLCLDAPVYLLGPLVTDIAPGYDHITGAIGGTLAGMYGADFLCMTTPSEHLALPTVSDIREGTIVTKIAAHAADIAKEGQRERARALDDRMSHARHRLDWEEQYRLAIDGERARSIRESRVTGSDACSMCGDLCAMKIVKEALSKEE, encoded by the coding sequence ATGACACTCATGGAAGATGCAAAAAAGGGGATTATAGCTCCCCAGATACAGGAAGTAGCTAAAAAAGAAGGTATTGATCCCGACCTTGTACGCTCCTGTGTGGCAAAAGGCATCATTGCCATACCCGATAACCCTGCAAGGGATTCAAGGCCTGTGGGCATTGGCAGGTACATGAGCACTAAGATAAATGCCAACATAGGTACGTCCAGAGACTACATCAATATAGAGGAAGAGATTGAAAAAGCGCGCACTGCCGAAAAGTTCGGTGCCGATGCGCTGATGGACCTTTCCACAGGCGGAGATCTGGATAGTATCCGGTCCATGATCATGAAAGCTGTTCATATCCCCATAGGCTCCGTACCTATATATCAGGCAGCAGCATCCCGGCAAGCGGTTGTGGACATGACCTCCGATGACATGTTCAATGCTGTCAGGAAACATGCCATGGATGGAGTGGATTTTGTCACGGTGCATGCTGGTGTGAACCTTGATTCTCTCGGACGGATCAAAAAAGGCGATAGGATCACCGAAGTTGTCAGCCGTGGTGGTGCGTTCACTCTTGCATGGATGTTGCATAATCAGGAAGACAACCCTTTCTACACCGAATACGACTATCTCCTCGAAATAGCCTATGAGCATGATATGGCTGTGAGCCTTGGGGATGGCATGAGGCCGGGTTGTATCCACGATGCATCTGATGGCGCAATGTTTACTGAGATCGTCACTCTGGGCGAGCTTGTGAAAAGGGCACGTACTGCGAACGTGCAATCCTTTGTGGAAGGTCCGGGACATGTGCCTGTGAATGAGATCGAGACTTGTGTAAAGACCATGAAGAGCCTGTGCCTTGATGCTCCTGTCTATCTTCTGGGTCCTCTGGTGACCGATATAGCTCCGGGATATGACCACATAACCGGTGCTATCGGCGGAACTCTCGCAGGCATGTATGGCGCAGACTTCTTGTGTATGACCACGCCTTCGGAACACCTGGCATTACCTACGGTAAGTGATATACGAGAAGGTACGATCGTAACTAAGATCGCAGCACATGCTGCAGACATTGCAAAAGAAGGACAACGGGAAAGAGCACGTGCGTTGGACGATAGGATGTCACACGCACGCCATAGGCTTGACTGGGAAGAACAGTACAGACTGGCCATTGACGGAGAACGTGCTCGCAGTATCAGGGAAAGCCGTGTGACAGGCAGTGATGCATGTTCCATGTGTGGTGATCTCTGTGCGATGAAGATAGTAAAAGAAGCCCTTTCAAAGGAAGAATGA
- a CDS encoding DNA topoisomerase: protein MTVVVFTEKNKAASQIANILSGGKPDRKLVEGVPVYMFRRNGQEWQVMGLSGHIMGYDFPQELNNWRSVDPAILIDTRPIKTVTKKPFADAIISLAREADAIILACDFDREGENIGFEAKELASRVSRAPVKRARFSSLSDSEIIKAFDNPVEPDAAMAMSAEARQILDLKMGAAFTRYLTLAVRERARTKEILSIGPCQTPTCGFVYERDKAIKEFNPEDFWKIEALFHAKDMDFKGVHRAGNIKDKAKAAEIFDRIRAGKTGLVTKKSVTEIKTNAPYPLNTTEFLKRASKFLNISPESALEIAEQLYLNGFTSYPRTETNKYADDFDFKSKVIAFTSTEYRDHALAILSGGDIVVRNGIKDGHDHPPIHPIKAVAVKEVEKAVKTEGAGKIYDLIARHFLANLMPAALFEKTHLEITVEKELFDSSGSIMKNEGWMVVYPFETKNDKLLPDIKEQDEVKVKKLENIASKTTPPKHLTEAELLTLMDKHGIGTKATAPSHIETNKKRGYFETKGKTIVIQETGFILMDALSTSIPVVVKPEIRASIESLVQEVEDGSKDLEHAVAEGTELIKMMYSRLTESRDSIVSRLAGSINDGTATDDKKNYIGKCPDCGRVLRIISTEKGRFVGCTGYPQCRNSYPLPREGALSVLRSKNCKKGGAAVIKVGNKYCWAVGIGPCFACDLMKKCFPPEVVGPCPICDGEMCLVTTKDSRFLGCSNRCGRTQSLPQEGRLTVLERKCEVCGWKMIRIKEKDKEAIEKCVNRSCGKDQGKKRLST from the coding sequence ATGACTGTTGTTGTATTTACCGAAAAGAACAAAGCTGCTTCACAGATAGCCAACATTTTAAGCGGAGGCAAGCCTGACAGGAAGCTTGTCGAAGGAGTGCCAGTCTATATGTTCCGCAGGAATGGCCAGGAATGGCAGGTAATGGGCCTTTCGGGTCATATAATGGGCTATGATTTTCCACAGGAGCTGAACAACTGGCGCTCGGTGGACCCGGCCATATTGATCGATACACGACCCATCAAGACAGTTACAAAAAAACCGTTTGCAGATGCCATTATTTCTCTTGCCAGGGAAGCTGATGCGATAATACTTGCTTGTGATTTTGACAGGGAAGGCGAGAATATCGGTTTTGAAGCGAAGGAACTTGCATCCAGGGTTTCCCGTGCTCCTGTAAAAAGAGCTAGGTTCTCTTCATTGTCGGATTCTGAGATCATTAAGGCTTTTGATAATCCGGTGGAACCTGATGCAGCCATGGCAATGTCTGCGGAAGCCCGCCAGATCCTCGACCTTAAGATGGGCGCTGCTTTTACCCGGTACCTCACCCTGGCCGTAAGAGAAAGGGCACGTACCAAGGAAATCCTTTCCATAGGACCGTGCCAGACCCCTACCTGCGGTTTCGTATATGAAAGAGACAAGGCCATTAAAGAGTTCAATCCGGAGGATTTCTGGAAAATAGAAGCACTTTTCCATGCAAAGGACATGGACTTCAAAGGAGTGCACCGGGCAGGCAATATAAAAGATAAGGCGAAAGCAGCCGAAATATTCGATCGTATCCGGGCAGGCAAGACCGGGCTGGTTACAAAAAAGAGCGTCACTGAAATAAAGACAAATGCACCATACCCGCTCAACACTACCGAATTCCTTAAACGTGCCTCTAAGTTCCTTAACATCAGCCCCGAATCTGCTCTTGAGATAGCCGAGCAGCTGTATCTGAACGGTTTCACAAGCTATCCGAGGACTGAAACAAATAAATATGCCGATGATTTTGATTTTAAGTCAAAAGTCATAGCCTTTACATCCACAGAATACAGAGACCATGCACTTGCCATACTCTCAGGCGGGGATATTGTTGTGCGCAATGGTATAAAAGACGGACATGACCACCCTCCCATACATCCGATAAAAGCTGTTGCTGTAAAGGAAGTGGAAAAAGCTGTAAAGACAGAAGGTGCCGGCAAGATCTATGACCTGATAGCCAGGCATTTTCTTGCTAACCTCATGCCTGCGGCTTTATTTGAGAAGACGCATCTCGAGATCACAGTGGAAAAAGAACTGTTCGACTCTTCGGGGTCCATAATGAAAAACGAAGGCTGGATGGTAGTTTATCCGTTTGAGACAAAGAACGACAAATTGCTGCCCGATATAAAGGAGCAAGATGAGGTCAAGGTGAAAAAGCTGGAGAACATAGCTTCCAAAACCACTCCACCAAAACACCTTACTGAAGCCGAACTTCTCACCCTCATGGATAAACATGGTATCGGCACCAAGGCAACAGCTCCTTCCCATATAGAGACTAACAAGAAACGTGGTTATTTTGAAACAAAGGGGAAGACCATAGTCATCCAGGAAACTGGTTTCATTCTGATGGACGCTCTTAGCACATCGATACCAGTTGTAGTGAAACCGGAAATAAGGGCAAGTATAGAGTCCCTGGTGCAGGAAGTGGAGGATGGCAGCAAGGACTTAGAGCATGCAGTGGCTGAGGGGACAGAGCTTATCAAAATGATGTATTCACGGCTTACCGAGAGCCGGGATTCCATTGTATCGCGGCTTGCAGGATCTATAAATGATGGCACTGCCACTGATGACAAAAAGAACTATATTGGCAAATGCCCGGATTGCGGACGTGTGCTGCGCATAATAAGCACTGAGAAGGGACGTTTTGTAGGGTGCACCGGCTATCCGCAATGCAGGAACAGCTATCCTTTGCCCAGGGAAGGTGCACTTTCAGTGCTTCGTTCAAAAAATTGTAAGAAGGGTGGAGCTGCAGTAATAAAGGTAGGGAACAAATATTGCTGGGCAGTGGGTATAGGTCCATGCTTTGCATGTGACCTTATGAAGAAATGCTTCCCCCCTGAAGTAGTGGGGCCCTGCCCAATATGTGACGGAGAGATGTGTCTTGTCACTACAAAGGATTCACGTTTTCTGGGTTGTAGCAACCGCTGTGGCCGTACTCAGTCCCTGCCGCAGGAAGGCAGACTTACAGTGCTTGAGCGCAAGTGTGAGGTGTGTGGATGGAAAATGATCCGCATAAAGGAAAAAGATAAGGAAGCCATTGAAAAGTGTGTAAATCGCAGCTGTGGAAAAGATCAGGGTAAAAAAAGGCTTTCAACTTGA
- a CDS encoding nitroreductase family protein produces MQGTIETILSRRSIRSYTSEPVARSDITMILEAGRWAPSGLNNQPWKFIVVQNRDTIEKLAVCTRYSSIVKGSSVIIAVFLDTSTMYDRTKDVQSTGAAIQNMLLACCELGLGAVWLGEILKNKEQVNLILEAPASLELVAALAIGHPGEFKTTSSRKELNEIAFEELYGNLWR; encoded by the coding sequence ATGCAGGGAACCATAGAGACCATTCTTTCAAGAAGAAGCATCCGCAGTTATACGTCTGAGCCTGTGGCAAGATCGGATATAACAATGATCCTTGAAGCCGGACGCTGGGCACCATCGGGCCTTAACAACCAGCCCTGGAAATTCATAGTAGTACAAAACAGGGACACAATAGAAAAGCTGGCTGTTTGTACACGCTATTCATCTATTGTAAAAGGATCAAGTGTGATCATAGCTGTTTTTCTGGATACCTCTACGATGTACGATCGCACAAAAGATGTGCAATCCACAGGTGCAGCCATACAGAATATGCTGCTTGCCTGTTGTGAACTTGGATTGGGGGCAGTGTGGCTCGGAGAGATCTTAAAGAATAAAGAACAAGTGAATTTGATTTTAGAAGCCCCGGCATCTCTTGAACTCGTGGCTGCACTGGCCATAGGGCATCCAGGCGAGTTTAAAACAACATCTTCAAGAAAAGAGCTTAATGAAATAGCTTTTGAAGAACTGTATGGTAATTTATGGAGGTAG
- the ilvC gene encoding ketol-acid reductoisomerase, with protein MYYDKDADLSILQGKKIAVMGYGSQGHAQAQNLHDSGLEVIVGLREGSKRWRQAEEDGLKVMTVKEAAKAADVIQMLLPDETQSQIYYEEIESGLEPGNALVFSHGFNIHYNQIVPKKDIDVYMVAPKSPGHLVRRTYKEGHGVPGLIAVYQDATGMAKELALAHAKGVGCTRAGVFETTFREETETDLFGEQVDLCGGVASLIKTAFEVLVEAGYQPEMAYFETTHELKLIVDLIHEGGLEKMWYSVSNTAEYGGMTVGPKVINELSREAMYEALERIQNGEFAREFVLEGKANRPVLTSMERLDREHPVEEVGRRLRAMMPWLNSGLNEK; from the coding sequence ATGTACTATGATAAGGATGCAGATCTCAGCATCCTGCAAGGTAAGAAGATAGCGGTGATGGGATATGGCAGCCAGGGTCATGCCCAGGCCCAGAACCTGCATGATTCCGGACTTGAGGTGATCGTAGGTCTGCGTGAGGGCAGCAAACGATGGCGGCAGGCAGAAGAGGATGGCCTTAAGGTCATGACGGTCAAAGAGGCGGCCAAAGCGGCTGATGTCATCCAGATGCTTCTGCCGGACGAAACACAGTCCCAGATTTACTATGAGGAGATAGAATCCGGACTTGAGCCAGGTAATGCTCTTGTTTTCTCCCACGGTTTTAACATCCATTACAATCAGATAGTGCCCAAGAAAGACATCGATGTGTACATGGTGGCACCAAAAAGCCCGGGACACCTTGTGCGCAGAACTTACAAAGAAGGACATGGGGTCCCTGGTCTTATTGCAGTCTATCAGGATGCTACAGGCATGGCAAAAGAGTTAGCCCTGGCACATGCAAAAGGTGTAGGTTGTACACGGGCCGGAGTATTTGAGACAACCTTCCGTGAGGAAACGGAAACTGACCTCTTCGGCGAGCAGGTAGACCTGTGCGGTGGCGTGGCCTCTCTTATCAAGACTGCCTTTGAGGTTCTCGTCGAAGCTGGTTACCAGCCAGAGATGGCATATTTTGAGACCACTCATGAGCTGAAGCTCATCGTAGATCTTATCCATGAAGGTGGTCTGGAGAAGATGTGGTATTCCGTATCCAACACTGCTGAATACGGTGGAATGACCGTTGGGCCTAAGGTCATCAATGAGCTGTCCAGGGAAGCCATGTACGAAGCTCTGGAACGTATCCAGAACGGAGAGTTCGCAAGGGAGTTCGTGCTCGAAGGCAAGGCCAACAGGCCCGTGCTCACATCTATGGAACGTCTGGACAGGGAACACCCTGTGGAAGAAGTGGGCCGCAGGTTGCGTGCCATGATGCCATGGCTTAACAGTGGCCTTAATGAGAAGTGA
- the ilvN gene encoding acetolactate synthase small subunit produces the protein MKHTLAVLVENRYGVLSRVASLFARRGYNIDSLAVGVTEDPTISRMTIVVRGDDLVLEQVTKQLNKLIDVIRVTDLGTEDIVERELVLIKVNADVNNRSEIMQIADIFRAKIIDVASKSMVIEVTGDENKIKAIEQLLKPFGIKEMVRTGKIALRRGPKSV, from the coding sequence ATGAAACATACACTTGCAGTTCTGGTGGAGAACAGATACGGTGTGCTTTCACGGGTTGCCAGCTTGTTTGCCCGCCGGGGCTATAACATAGACAGCCTGGCAGTGGGGGTTACCGAGGATCCCACAATATCCCGGATGACCATTGTCGTACGTGGTGATGACCTCGTTCTGGAACAGGTCACCAAACAGCTAAATAAATTGATCGATGTTATCAGGGTAACAGATCTTGGGACCGAGGACATTGTGGAAAGGGAACTTGTCCTTATTAAGGTCAATGCGGATGTGAACAATCGCTCCGAGATCATGCAAATAGCAGACATCTTCAGGGCAAAGATCATCGATGTTGCCAGCAAGTCCATGGTCATAGAGGTAACAGGTGACGAGAACAAGATCAAGGCAATAGAACAGTTGCTTAAGCCCTTCGGTATCAAGGAAATGGTGCGTACAGGTAAAATTGCCCTGCGCAGAGGCCCGAAGAGCGTATAA
- a CDS encoding acetolactate synthase large subunit, whose product MTGQTEKMTGARAIIECLYREGVDTIFGYPGGQVLPIYDALYDSKIRHVLVRHEQSAAHAADGYARATGKVGVCLATSGPGATNLVTGIATAYMDSIPIVALTGQVPLSMIGNDAFQEANITGITLPITKHNYLLQDANDIPRIMKEAFHIASTGRPGPVLIDIPKDLTTEMIDFHYPETVKLRSYNPTYEGNIQQIKKAAEEISLSSKPVIYAGGGVISANASEYLRALAEKVQAPVTTTLTGMGAFPVDHPLFLGMLGMHGTKYANYAIQESDLIIAVGARFDDRVTGKIRSFATNARIIHIDVDPAEISKNVRVDIPIVGNAAKVLEDLLKYVERAPTDEWLKRIAHWKRSYPLHYIGGKENIKPQYIIEQIHDACKDAIIVTEVGQHQMWAAQYFRFSEPRTFISSGGLGTMGFGFPAAIGVKMAKPDRVVFDISGDGSFQMNSQELATVVQENIPVIIAIFNNGYLGMVRQWQELFFDKRYSYTCIRNSVDFVKLAEAYGALGLRVTQPSEVRPAIEQAIASGRPTLIDFWVECEENVSPMVPAGAAINEIMDLERKA is encoded by the coding sequence ATGACAGGACAAACAGAGAAGATGACAGGTGCAAGAGCCATCATCGAGTGTCTGTATAGGGAAGGCGTAGACACGATATTCGGATATCCCGGAGGTCAGGTGCTTCCCATTTATGATGCACTGTATGACTCAAAGATACGCCATGTGCTTGTACGCCATGAACAATCAGCTGCCCATGCCGCAGATGGGTATGCAAGGGCCACAGGTAAGGTGGGAGTATGCTTAGCCACATCCGGCCCCGGAGCAACTAACCTGGTCACAGGTATAGCCACTGCTTACATGGACTCCATACCCATTGTAGCCCTGACCGGCCAGGTGCCGCTGTCCATGATCGGGAACGATGCCTTCCAGGAAGCTAACATCACGGGTATAACCCTGCCTATAACAAAACATAATTATCTTCTGCAGGATGCTAACGATATTCCAAGGATCATGAAGGAGGCGTTCCATATTGCATCCACTGGCAGACCGGGGCCGGTGCTTATAGATATCCCCAAGGATCTCACAACCGAAATGATCGATTTCCACTACCCAGAAACGGTGAAGCTGCGCAGTTATAATCCCACTTATGAAGGTAACATTCAGCAAATAAAGAAGGCTGCAGAAGAGATCTCCCTCTCTTCCAAACCTGTGATCTACGCAGGGGGCGGAGTTATCAGTGCAAATGCCAGCGAATATCTGCGGGCACTTGCCGAAAAAGTGCAGGCTCCGGTCACCACGACACTTACCGGGATGGGTGCTTTCCCGGTGGACCATCCGCTGTTCCTGGGTATGCTGGGAATGCACGGCACCAAATATGCCAACTATGCGATACAGGAATCAGATCTCATCATCGCCGTGGGTGCAAGGTTCGATGACAGGGTCACGGGCAAGATCAGATCTTTTGCAACCAATGCCAGGATCATCCATATAGATGTAGATCCTGCAGAGATATCCAAGAACGTGCGCGTAGACATCCCTATAGTGGGTAATGCCGCAAAGGTGCTTGAAGACCTGCTTAAATATGTCGAAAGGGCTCCCACCGATGAATGGCTGAAAAGGATAGCACACTGGAAGAGATCATATCCCCTGCATTATATTGGCGGCAAGGAAAATATCAAACCCCAGTACATCATAGAACAGATCCATGATGCCTGCAAGGATGCAATCATCGTTACCGAAGTTGGCCAGCATCAGATGTGGGCTGCGCAATACTTCAGGTTCAGTGAACCCCGGACGTTCATATCGTCCGGAGGTCTGGGTACCATGGGATTCGGGTTCCCGGCAGCCATCGGGGTCAAAATGGCAAAGCCCGACAGAGTGGTCTTTGATATTTCAGGTGACGGCTCGTTCCAGATGAACTCGCAGGAGTTGGCAACTGTTGTCCAGGAGAATATCCCCGTGATAATCGCTATATTCAATAATGGTTATCTGGGTATGGTCAGGCAGTGGCAGGAACTCTTCTTCGATAAAAGATACTCTTATACCTGTATAAGGAACAGTGTTGATTTCGTAAAGCTCGCAGAGGCATACGGTGCACTCGGGCTGCGCGTTACACAGCCTTCAGAGGTCAGGCCGGCCATCGAGCAGGCAATAGCTTCCGGAAGGCCCACGCTGATAGATTTCTGGGTAGAGTGTGAAGAGAACGTATCGCCCATGGTGCCGGCAGGAGCGGCTATCAACGAGATAATGGACCTGGAGAGGAAAGCATGA
- a CDS encoding (R)-citramalate synthase: MENIRFLDTTLRDGEQTPGVALTKEDKLAIARKLDELGVHIIEAGSAITSEGERESIRAIAAEGLSADICSYCRIMQPDIDYALACDVDSIHLVAPVSDLHIRVKLKKDREAVMQMAIETTEYARDHGLIVELSGEDASRADLDFLKSIYQAGIEAGAERLCFCDTVGMLIPEKTEAIFKDLAASLKIPVSIHCHDDFGLGTANTVAALRAGAGEAHVTINGIGERAGNTSLEEVVMILEWLYKYDTGIKTTELFKTSRLVSRLTGIPVAPNKSLVGGNAFSHEAGIHVHGLLADTSTYEPIRPEILGRERKIVMGKHAGKSSVSLAIKEMGYDIQDSHLNEILKRVKELGDFGKHVTDADLQSIAETVLNIQCNSRVKLEDFTVVSGNRVTPTASVKLKVDGQEVVQAGIGDGPVDATIQCIKKAVAGVGDIQLEEYHVDAITGGTDALVEVLVKLSKDGRMITSRGTRTDIIMASVEAMLNGINRLIQAESSDRIKE; encoded by the coding sequence TTGGAAAACATCCGCTTTTTGGACACAACTCTACGAGACGGTGAACAGACGCCCGGCGTGGCGCTAACTAAAGAGGACAAACTTGCCATTGCCCGCAAGCTAGACGAGCTTGGCGTGCATATTATCGAGGCCGGATCAGCCATCACTTCCGAAGGGGAAAGGGAATCCATCCGCGCAATTGCGGCTGAAGGTTTAAGTGCAGATATTTGCAGCTATTGCAGGATCATGCAACCTGATATCGACTATGCGCTTGCATGTGATGTGGACTCCATTCATCTTGTGGCTCCTGTGTCCGATCTGCACATTAGAGTTAAGCTCAAGAAGGACAGGGAAGCAGTAATGCAGATGGCCATCGAGACTACGGAATATGCCAGGGATCATGGGCTTATCGTTGAGCTTAGTGGAGAGGATGCCTCTAGGGCAGATCTTGACTTCCTGAAGTCCATTTACCAGGCAGGTATCGAGGCTGGTGCAGAGAGACTCTGTTTCTGCGACACCGTAGGTATGCTGATACCTGAAAAGACAGAGGCTATATTCAAGGATCTGGCAGCTTCCTTAAAGATACCTGTAAGCATACACTGTCATGATGACTTCGGCCTGGGCACCGCAAATACGGTAGCTGCTCTCAGAGCAGGTGCAGGAGAAGCACATGTGACCATTAACGGCATAGGGGAAAGAGCGGGTAATACCTCCCTTGAAGAAGTGGTAATGATCCTTGAATGGTTGTACAAATATGATACAGGTATCAAGACAACTGAGCTTTTCAAGACCTCGAGGCTTGTAAGCCGCCTTACGGGTATACCCGTAGCTCCCAACAAATCTCTTGTAGGAGGCAATGCTTTCTCTCATGAGGCAGGTATTCATGTACATGGTCTTTTGGCAGACACATCCACATATGAACCGATACGGCCGGAAATACTCGGACGTGAGCGTAAGATCGTGATGGGTAAGCATGCAGGCAAAAGCTCTGTATCTCTTGCCATTAAGGAAATGGGATATGATATCCAGGATTCTCACCTTAACGAGATCCTCAAGAGAGTAAAGGAGCTGGGTGATTTCGGCAAGCATGTTACTGATGCTGATCTTCAGTCCATTGCCGAGACCGTACTAAACATCCAGTGCAATTCCAGGGTCAAACTTGAAGACTTTACCGTAGTATCAGGGAACAGGGTCACTCCCACAGCTTCGGTAAAACTGAAAGTTGATGGCCAGGAGGTCGTCCAGGCAGGTATAGGCGATGGACCTGTGGACGCTACTATTCAGTGTATAAAGAAAGCAGTGGCTGGGGTAGGAGACATCCAGCTTGAGGAATACCATGTGGATGCCATTACAGGAGGCACTGATGCCCTTGTGGAAGTACTGGTGAAACTTTCAAAGGACGGCAGGATGATAACTTCCAGAGGTACACGCACTGATATTATCATGGCTTCTGTGGAGGCAATGCTTAACGGTATCAATCGTTTGATACAGGCAGAATCGTCTGATAGAATAAAAGAGTGA
- a CDS encoding M42 family metallopeptidase, which produces MEKLVDSLKKLSNAHGISGHEESIRAIMEEGLKPYVDELTADKMGNLIGTKKGNGPSIMIATHMDEIGLMVQYIDDKGFLKFVKIGGWFDPTLHSQRVVVHTKNGPVPGVIGSKPPHVMKEEDRKRPVKSEEMFIDVGATSRDDAEMMGIAIGTPVSMDREVVALANGKITGKAFDNRAGCAILLEVMRQLADKDIKATVYAVGTVQEEVGLKGARTSAFSLDPDIALAVDTTISGDHPGIDKKDAAVEQGKGGVITVADASGRGLIASPQVLKWLIETAESKHIPYQLEVGDGGTTDATAIHLTRAGIPCSVISVVTRYIHSPVEVVDTADVKACVDLLVSSIEAIDKYF; this is translated from the coding sequence ATGGAAAAACTGGTCGATTCTTTGAAGAAGTTATCCAATGCACATGGCATCTCCGGCCATGAGGAAAGTATACGTGCCATTATGGAGGAAGGACTTAAGCCCTATGTGGACGAGCTGACCGCGGATAAGATGGGCAATCTGATAGGCACTAAAAAGGGAAACGGCCCATCAATAATGATCGCAACCCATATGGATGAGATAGGTCTGATGGTGCAGTATATTGATGACAAGGGTTTCCTGAAGTTCGTGAAGATAGGTGGCTGGTTCGACCCCACTCTGCACAGCCAGAGAGTTGTGGTCCATACCAAAAATGGTCCTGTTCCCGGAGTCATCGGATCCAAACCACCTCATGTGATGAAAGAAGAGGACAGGAAAAGACCTGTGAAGTCCGAGGAAATGTTCATCGATGTGGGTGCCACAAGCCGCGACGATGCTGAAATGATGGGTATTGCCATAGGAACGCCTGTTTCCATGGACAGGGAAGTAGTTGCTCTTGCAAATGGTAAGATAACAGGCAAGGCTTTTGACAACCGTGCAGGCTGTGCAATACTTCTGGAAGTTATGAGGCAACTTGCAGATAAGGACATCAAAGCGACCGTGTATGCCGTGGGAACCGTGCAGGAAGAGGTTGGTCTCAAAGGCGCACGTACATCTGCCTTCAGCCTGGACCCGGATATAGCCCTTGCAGTCGACACGACAATTTCAGGTGATCATCCGGGCATTGATAAAAAGGATGCTGCAGTGGAACAGGGTAAAGGTGGAGTTATCACCGTGGCAGATGCCTCCGGACGTGGTCTTATTGCTTCGCCCCAAGTGCTTAAATGGCTGATTGAAACCGCAGAATCGAAACACATCCCCTATCAGCTTGAGGTGGGTGATGGTGGTACTACGGATGCCACTGCCATACACCTTACAAGAGCGGGCATCCCATGCAGTGTCATAAGCGTAGTTACCCGTTATATACACTCTCCCGTGGAAGTAGTGGATACAGCTGACGTCAAGGCATGTGTAGACCTTCTGGTAAGCTCAATAGAGGCTATTGACAAGTATTTCTGA